The genomic region GTTTTTTCGGACAGTGTGTCCATATTAATCGAGttttggtaataaaatacaaaaactcGTTGGGTGTTTGTGCTTTGGGCAAAATTTGGTAGCATCGCTTCCAAATTACGGCGTTACAGttatgcatgtatttatttattatataggCATGTACACTTTGTTCTACGTGTCGTGTACTATGTATTTTTCCATAGAACATGATATGTCATTTATCAGTACAAATTTACCGTTAGCCATATGTGGATAAAGCAGGATAAAGCAATTAAGATACCATCAATTTCATTAATATCGACCTTTACCAGATGGCAGGGCAGGGGCGGTTCCAGTGTTCGGTGTGAACTGCCGTGAAGTGTCTCTGGGAGGGGAGAGGAGGAGGGCGCGACTTTGTATGGTGATACCTGCTGGGAAATTTCCCGGGGGGAGGGCGTAATTGTGTACTGTGTAACCGGCGAGGAAATGTCCCGTGGGGGGGTGTACTTGGGTTCGGTGTTAACTGCGGGAAAGTGTCCCGAGAGGGAAGGCGTTACTCTGTACGATGTTACCTGCTGGGAAGTTTCCTGGAGGGGGTGAGGCGTTACTGTGTACGGTGTTACCTGCTGGGAAGTTTCccggaggggggggggcgtaatAGGGTACTGTGACCACCGCGGTGAAGAACCCCAGAGAGGCGGAGTGGGGTTGGGCGTAACTCGGGACACGCTGCTCCTTTTATTCGAAACAAGACTGGGTCTTAACATGATACGTGCTTTGGTCGCCTCTAAACAGTCTGCAATTATTGGCTGAAAAATCAAAAATGACCCACATGGACGTTACAATTGACATAGAACgtgtaaatgaaaaattgcgGAGACGAATTTGGGATGGGTGCCTCCGACTACATCCGTCAAACGAGTATACATACAAATATGCAGGGAAAATGTATAAAACCgctcatttttttctgcaaaagcAGCGATACGGATTATGAATCGGGCTGAGTTTCCCCGAATTTCCCGATATTCCACGTTGCTATGAATATTATCGAATATAAAGTTATCAATTCAATCActcatacaatgtatttatgttcTTACAAAACAAGGATACGGAAATGACTTCATGAACTGATCCTTTTAAGTGTTGAAACAGATACTGCAGAGAGTTTATCGAATAGTGGATACTGGTAATATAAGTTTAAGGTCTGTTGCCAGTCTAAACGATTCAACAATACGAGAAAGAGCGACACTAACTCCTCGGATACAACCATTTCTGGTAAATGGAAAATAATACGTAACGGTAATATAGGCCGCAgctttaatgttgtttttttctcgtTTTGGATAACACGGAAATTGAAACTTAATTAAACAAGTATTGATTATTATTGATGAATATCAATGTACTGTCAAAGCTACTTGCCTAAAGCATTTAACTAATaactaataataaataaatgacacaGAGCGTTGAACGTGTATTTCGGAAagttgtattaataataatgttaaaaatatatatcaccgagaatatttttattttgtgtgatCACTATTCCATACTAGTGCgctaatttaaataaacatcgaTCTGGACTTTAAAAAGTGACAGGCGGTATagttatttaacttatttttttatttttttgtgataaatacagtacgattttttttctgttgtcTATAAGaagacacttttgaagaaaaaacgagttactgtatctgacttatacgaTGACAAGTGTATCacatatattagtgagcaaataaatgcattaataaataaataaatacagatttataaatagaaaaaaaatatttttccgaaagataaacattagattattacCTGTACAATGTATCGGCTGgtgggattactcgaaattctcgtgcacggtCCGCTTACAAGCGTAAGAAGACACTCTTTCAAAAGCTCTGCTGAGGGTATAAACACCGTCTAGTACTCATTTCCATTTTGCTTCAGGCGACTCCCTTCAACCCCGTGTTACACTGAGCGATGCTACGCTTCCTCTTCCGACGGAGATTCTTCAAGCGTCTGGTGGCGTCCTTGGCGTTACTCTACATTACCGTCGTTTGCATGTCATCTCTGTTTGTATTCTCGCTCACGGAAAACCCCGACGGCTACCGGAACTCTATTCCGGATATACGTGGTCGCACCTCATTGCGCTCAGTTGACAAATGTGCCCATCCGAAACTTGGAACCGATAGGATTTACACATATGACCTACCAACCATTACAAACTATGGGTTGGTAAACAACAATGGCAATCCGCGTTTCAAGGAATACAAAATTCCAGTAATAGATATTTCAGAGGCATACAAATCTAATCTAGACGAACTGTCTGTTTATGTGATTCCATTTTCTCACGTGGATCCCGGCTACGGCATGACCATGGAGCAGTATTTTGCATCTAAATCGCGGCACACATTAGATAACATGGTACGTAAGCTAGAAGAGTATCCTGATCTCACGTTCCAGTGGGCAGAAACGGTGTTCCTCGAGCGATGGTGGCGGCAGGCCGACAACGGAACCCGCGCCAAGATGAAGCGGCTAGCGGAAGAAGGGCGGTTCGAGGTGGTACTTGGCGGCTGGGTTATGCCAGACGAGGCTGTCACGCACTTTGAGGCTGTGGTCGACCAGTTGATCGAGGGGCATACGTGGCTCAAAAAGCACCTGCACGTGTCGCCTCGGAACGCCTGGATTAATGACCCGTTCGGTTACTCGAGCACCATGCCGTATCTGTGGCGTCAGGCAGGCATGCGTAATATGGTCATACTGAGAATTCACCAAGCCATAAAGGCCACACTGATGCGGAAGCGCGCACTTGAGTTTAACTGGAAACCTATGTGGGAAATGGGTGGTGACACTAATGGTGACATGCTTTGCCATTTGATGTCCTACCGCGGGTACTGGATCGGAGACGTCTGTGGGCCTAACAACCAACATATATGTAGAGAGTATGCGTTCATGCACGAAAACCCGCGGGACAAGGTTGTCTTTTTGTCCAATGAAAACATTGCCGAAAGAGCCCGCATCTTGTACGAACAGTACAGAATTACGGCCGAACTTTACCGGAAACATACCTCAACGGAACATCCGCAAGGGGAACAGCTGTTTTTGCCTATGTTTCTCGGAGAAGACTTTTCGTATGTTACAGCGAAAGATTACGACTTAATATATAagaattataaaatgttatttgactatatgaataaaaaaagtgaaTGGAAGATAAATATCAAGTTTGGCACCATCAATGATTATTTTACTGACATTAAGAAGTACCAAGCCAGTGTTGGCTACAGTTTTCCTAATTTGTCAGGTGATTTTTTTCCGTACTCGGACTATCAAAACGATTACTGGACTGGCTACTACTCCACACGACCATTTTTAAAGCAGCTATCCAGGGAATTACAGAGTACTCTTAAGTTAGCAGACATATTGCACACTTACGCCAAGGCAAGGGTTAAAACAAACGATGAATACACGAACCTGAAAGAAATTGACGAGCTTCTTCAGACTTCCCGCCGCCACCTTGGCGTGTTCCAGCACCACGACGGTATCACGGGAACATCTCTGCAGTTCGTCATGGACAACTTCCAGAAAGAGCTCAGCGAGGCGTTGCAGAAATGTAAAACGGCGATGAAAATGATTACCTCTCAGTTATTATCAAGAGGGAGTATGCCAGTTGCAAGTGTACGCGATGTGCTGGCCAGAGAAGGATCTAAAACCGCGACAACATACACTGTGATGACGGTGCCACCGGGTGGTGCGTTCCTCACCGTCGCCAACTCATTGCCTCGCATGCGGACGGAGGTGGTAACGTTCCACTGTAGCGAGGACAAAGTGAAGGTATCCGAAGGAGGACGGACCCTGCCGCTGCAGGTACGCGAGGTGGGCAGCTCCAGGTACGAGGTCTCTTTTGTGGCACAACTTCCACCGGCCAGCGTGCAATATTATAACGTGGCATTGATGACGGAGGTTGGGGCAAATGTTGCACAGAAATCCAGTCCAAGTGAACATGGTGGTGAAATTTTGATAGAAAACGACTTCTTGAAAGTGCAGTTTAACAATGAATCAGGATTTATAAGTCAAATTATTgggaaacatttaaataatttgaagttAAACATTCAAAGTGATGTATTAGCGTACACCGCTAAAAGAAGTGGCGCTTATATATTTGCTCCCGATGGCGAGGCCAAACAATTTCTTAGAGGTAAACCAAAAGTTACACTTACAACAGGGAACTTATATTCAGAAGTCGAAGTGGTTTACTCTTCGGTATTTATCATTACAACAAGACTGTATCATTTGCCAGGAAGCAAGGCGATGGGCGTGTTTATTGACACAAAATTAGATGTAAAAAGTAACACTCAGTCAATGAATCAAGAAGTAATTTTACGTCTGAAAACTGATATGAAAACCAATAACACGATGTTCACAGATCAGAACGGGTTTCAGCTGATGGGGCGGCGCACGTACACTGATCGTGCAACGGAGGAGAACTTCTACCCAATCACAACAATGGCTATTATTCAGGACAGCTCGAGTCGGCTCACGCTTAACACCGCCCAGCCGCACGGCGCCGCGAGTCTGAAAGACGGGTGGCTCGAAGTGATGCTGGACAGGTCCCTATCACGGGACGACGGGAAGGGGCTTGGGCAGGGGGTCAGTGATAACGTGGTCACCTCGGCACAATTTGTCCTTCACCTGGAAAGCATGACTGGCGAGGGCATTCCTGAGACCAAGTACACATATCCCTCCATGGATAGCTTGCTTATAAACGAACAGTTGAACGAACCAGTGTACAAGTTGTTTGTTCCTTCCGTTGGGGTGAAGTATATTGCAAACGTTCAGGGAATAGAGGACTCCTTGCCATGTGACACGTCCATAACGGTGATGCGACAGTCGAACGTTGGCACGAGCATGGTGCTCCACCGCTGGGCCACACATTGCCGCTTTCCGACTGTGTCCGAGTGTCGACGCTACCAAGGGGACGTTACTCTTCGCAATCTATTTAGGAGCGTTGCGAAGGTATCTGCCGTCGAGACGTCCTTGACACATTCGGAACACTTTGGACCAGTGTCCCGAACCGACATCCTGGCGCCCACACCAATGCAGCTTAGAACGTTCCTCATTCTTCTTTCATAaccttaaattatttaatttttatactGTGATATGAAGCAGTCCCAATGCtaaatatttattagtttttgtataattcatgttatattgaatgtatttattctGTTATCTACGATTTTAAGTTAAAACTTTTCACTGTAATGGAATAAAAAATgctgtaattattttttctttacgtTCTGTGAGttgcaaattttgttttaaaacaaacacttctCTAGCAGTCAAAGATGTTGGGTACAGCCTACCAAAAAAATAAGACGGAATATGTTCCAAATGTATTTTGACACACGTAATGTACAACATGACAGCACAACCGGCATGGTTATACACTTACGGCAATCGCTTatgaattatgataaaaaaagttgagtattaaatgcatttctctcctctaaatacaaataaacaaagataaaagtTGCATGCACAAACAATACTATTATTTAGAAAAGCACagtcacatacatgttataAAACTGATCATAAACgtgtatacacatataaaacatgaatgtactggtaatttatatgaatacgttttaaaaatatatatagataaaaatCATGCAATAATTAGCCGATTGACACAAAAACTGTCCACCACATTTTCTATTGCACGTCTCTGGCTGAGTAAAATGTCACCTTTAGTACCAAATGTATTCGACTTTTTACGTCTATTGCAATTCCCTGCAACATTACTAAACGTTCCTCTAACATTAACCTAGTGATTGCAATGGTTGCCTTCGCATGCAAACTGAACTATTTAAGTATTCACTGTACTTGAAATTAAAACGTTTGAGCAAATTAATTGATCCGATTTCACATCGCCTTATGTGGTACGGTAGTTACATCATATCATGAAGACCCCGTCTTCCTCGATCCCGTGCTGGTACGGACTGTGTACGGAGTTAATGATATCCGGAACATGGGCGCGCGTTCCGCTTTTGTCTGACTTCCCTGTGAACTGATTGTCTGAACCGTGACATTTCATGTCTACTGGTACATGTCTTTTGTTATATGggaagtttatatttattatttcaaggTCATTAGGTGAGGTTATTACAGTACTGGAGGATGATGTAATCCGTTTATTGCTTGTTGGACCTACACCAGACGGGGCATCCCCAGTCCTCTCTGTGTTTTGAGATTCCCCTTCCTCCGCGGCGTCCTCCTCATCGCTGCTCCCTCCCTGAAGGTCCCGTGCACTCAGGTACTGTATTTGGGATTCTTGATTCCTAGGGTCCGACCTCTCCTCCACCTGCGTGTCTGGCGAATCAGATAAGTCGTCGTCACTCACCGCATTGTGTCGAGTTTGAACGGCCCTTTTAAGTTGACTGTCATTTGGGTATATGTAGTGAGGGTCGTCTTTATCCCAGCTTGGGCACCGGAAGCGAGGGGAAGAATCGGCACGTGACCGGTAGACAGGCATCGTCGTACTCCCCATTGGAGCTGAACGCGGTGCTCCAGGAGACTGTTTATATTTGCCCGGCTTTCCCACCAAATCCATCGTCTTATACTTCTGTAAGGCAGGTGTTTTACTGATTTTGTGTAGACGGGACACAGGCGCTGACGCCACTGAACTTGGTCGTTCCATGGAACTTAAGGCATGAAGACGTAGCAAGTCGCTGTCGGACAGATGGCTTTGACCGCGGATGTCCGCGTACTGGACCTGGCTATCTGCCGACGCCGAGCCAATCACTGACCCAGACTGGCTGTGCTGTCGGCCGGTTAAACTGTCCATGTCGAAGGCTAGATTGCCAAACGTTCGAGTGACGGACGATGGCGAATCATATACATCCAGCTCTTCATCTGAAAATAGATATTCAACCTAGTTTCCACGCTAAAAGCAATCGCTCATAGTTCCCGTGTTAAATGCACTCTCTCACAGTTCCCATGTTCACAACAAATTTTGTCaaactttgttattttaatttcctttatAAACAGACACCAAACCGCAGACAGACGTTTGAAAGAATTTTGTTATGCCAAGCCTTAAAGAATTCCATTTTCGATAGCGTCGCTTACGCTTTTCAGGAAAATAGAGCATTTCGtcacattttaatacatataaccAATCGAGCTCTAACTGTTGATGACCTTTTACCACTGTCACAAATACATCGCTCATATTTATTCGAAAAAAATGTGAAGGAGTGACTGTAGCCCGTAGCCAGTAATATCAGTTTATCATTGTCCTTAAATATCGTTTACTTATTAAACCgtttttaggctgtaggccgctaggcctgcagacttttataaccgtatctcggaaatcgcatcggcagatcgacataacatttttaacttttggcgaattaatgcgcgcacgggcgtatcaacgCCCGCGCGGTTAGAATTGCGGTGGTTAACGACCtaattttcattaacatttacatcgaaaatacCTAGTTAGCAATCTGCTCTAATAGCTACGGACTGCATTCTGCATATTAATTAGCTTGCTAAAAGTAGCACTGTAATGAGTGTTCAAtctatgttatgcggttaatatagttcgaATAAGATGCCttttgcatataatataatataattattgtattatcGGCGAGTTACAGAACGCAGTATTTAAAGCAGATTCTGCaaatagtttaataatgaagcgtactgaatcaaataaatacaagtatgtattttgtataccTTTAGATTTTGCTGCGGCCGAGGACCGATAATATCTAcataatatctacatgtacattgcagTTAAGAATAGAATCTGGGTCATCGCATTCGGACAGGTTTATTCCCCGGAGATAAACTCTGAGCTTAATCCCGGAAAAATATGGATCGCattatgatgcaattaaatgccAAGTATGcgcaaaatatcaaacaattatgtgaaaatagaattataatacttcatttaatcCTAAATCAGTTTTTTGGTGAGTGTAgtttattcataagtatattttgtatgttttaaattgcctaAATCGGCtattacttgacattttttattgagattgttagttcttacttgtttttgtaaaatatgtgtcGCATAAAACCATTctcttgtgtaagtacatactaacaaccttttaaccataactaaatgaatattatacactttcaccattcaaatcaaatcgCGTAAAGCGTGGACAGGCtatcgacctgctacaatttgtgGCATAGTCACGTAATGACGAATGAaacggaaagtatgtgaatatttccctgtttgtctcagtaatttcagtccaatatcTTGAGCATGAagcataatgcatatgcatatttaaaaaaataactgatgTAAACCTGAtcattttgtccacgagtgGCATATGTTGAGggcattattaaaatacatgtacatcaaacatacaggGAATTGATACTTTGTGGGTGATATGATCCAGAGGTATTTGGCAATGTAGAAAGAAGCCTTAAACACAAACCTAATTAATATTTCCAATGCATTTTGctgggatgcatttggtttagctgGCATGCCCTGGTAGAAAATTAAATACGCCAAAGTCAAGTGTGaagtgtagagtagattttactaaaaagTCCTTAATGCTTTATCCatggcagtgcattgtttatgaaaccaaagctccaattaaggttttatatgatattgagaaTTACTCCGATACCTTATAAGTAACTATTTGGCGTATTCCACATGTCAAGTGACTTATACTTCATGATCTCATTGAGAATCAACATTAAACTCTAAAAAAAATCGAGAAGGAAATTTTGAGCGGGCATATAAtatctttagatgtttatgttgataattatattttacaattacatgGCTATACTCACGAAACgttgcaggccgaaagccattcaacgctttaagcgctttgattttattaagctTCTGATTCTGACGAAAGACTCGTCACCATGGCAGACAAGATAAATCAGATCGGCAAACGGTTAATTgaactacaaaaaaaaatgacagcgCCAATGTACCTGAGATTGCTTTGGTGGGGGCCGGCGGGCGGTAGAACCGGCACAGGAAGGCAGAAATAAGTACCAGGATGATGGCGAACACAGCCAGCAGGGCGCCCAGGATCACCACGATCACCTCCATCCTGCAGGAACAAAACCATCATATTTAAAAAGGCCGTCAGGTTTATACCATGCGTatagggttcgactgtatgttgtttttttacggaaaagaaaatacaacatGCAGAATACTGGTATGTCACGTACGTTTGACTACTTTGCACAGGCATTGGTGTGGGCGGCGCGGAGGTCGATGTTACGGTGCCGGCAGTGGTCACGGTCGAGTTGATCGGCACGACACATATCATGGGGTCACACTCATTAGTGCTCAGGTAATTGGCGCAGCGGGTGTAGTAGTAAAACTCCTCTTTCGGATCCTGCAGGGACACATTCTTTCGATGGTTGTTGTAAAACTTCGGGTTTGATGTGAGGGTTAACCGTCCATCCGTCCCAAAGCTGCCGATCTGCGGTAGGAATGGGGTTACCaatgaaataagattttatGAACCCTTAGACCACAATTGCAAAATTATGGCATAGTAAaatagcatatatatttttagtttttaacatCCTTTTATATGGATAAAACGCATTCGCTTGCATTTGCAATTgctttatattatttacaacatTGAAATACGTGTAAGCGTACTTCTTTGTAGAATGCACGTCCATCTGCGTCCAGCTGGATGTTGTGAATGGTGAACCCTATATTTCCGTTTCCGCTCTCATCAAACAAGCGCTTGCCGCTGATGCTCTGACGCCGGATGCTGTTCACCAGGTCGGTCGGGGAAGTGCGGGCCGCCTGGTAGCAGGGGATGCTGCGGATTTGGCGTTCAGTACAGAATTGTTTGTAACCGGAAGCCACCGCCTGTACGGCGAGGCCCGTGTGAACACCTCTCTGGTCCTTGACCAAATTGCCGACAAGCGAATCGTTCAAGTATGTAGTCATCGTCTCTTTTTCACACCTAGCGCCATTACGAAACCTGtctttttcaaatgatgaaATCAAATTGCAATAATTAATGTTCTCGAAATAGTTTGGGatccatttattaaaatatgtttgagaAATGTTTAAACCAGCTAGGTACTGTCTGTATGAAATACTTTGGAACTCCTTGGCTGATACAGTGAACACAAGGGCACCAAGGCTGGCCTTTTCTACTTCCGCCGCTACCAGCTCGCGGTTCGTGCCCCAACCGTCACTAGCTATAAATATAAGCGGCTTGCCTTGGTTATCGTTGTCTTTAAAGGTAAGAAGTAGTCGACGCGCCAACGTGTCTATTCCAAAATACAACACGACACGTACTTGCTGGGTGAAAAGCTTGTTAATGACTTTATCTAACTGTGACGTTGTCATATCTTGTGAAATGGAAATTGGGTCTctaatgcaaatgtttttaagtttaGCCTCATTAAGCAATCCTTCTTTCCCGTTTATACCATACGCATCATCAATATATACAAGACCGACGTGGTTGACCTCTAGTTGCACCACCAGCTGTATCATGCCATGAATCTGTACCGGATCGCTAGGCACGGTACGCAGGAAGTACGGGTATCGGATACGGTTGTCTAACTCCATAGAAGACGCACTGTAAGATACTAGCGGAAGGTTTGCCGCGTTTACAATGTCCCCGATAAGTATCGTTACGGGCGACGACAGAGATCCTACAACCGCAACTACGCGGTCCGCGTCTACCACGTGACCAGTTGTGAAATCCGTCAAAATCAAACGTTTGTCTAGAAATTTGAAAAGAAAGCTGGTTGTGTTGATTCCGTTGTAACAATCATCAATAGCTAACGCACCGAAATCAATGCCCGTTGTGTTACGCATTTCTTGCACTGAATGCATAAACGCTGAAACTGTGATGATGTCATTCGTCTCGTTTCGGAGTAACCCGCAGGTGAATGTGGAGTAACCATAGTTACGGATGGTAAAGAGGCCGACAATGAGCGCCTCCTCCCCGTGCAAGTACGAGAACCGACCCTCGTCCACGTGCACGCATTTCTCGCAATGTTTACGGCAGGCAGAGACAGGCAGCGTCCTGGGGTCGCCTAGCGTGAGCGTACAATGGTCCGCATCCGCATCAGCCTCCCAGACATGTGTGTATATTTCCtgtaaattatatgtaaacGCTTAAACTACGTGAAGTGAGAGCAGCATGCCACTACAGACTGGAATTGTAAGACTAAATACTACGACAAAGGTGCCATAGTTAATTCTATGTTTTGTTTCAAGTTTGAACACTTTAGATATgagtaaatatgaaatattaataacgattttttgtattgtatgt from Mya arenaria isolate MELC-2E11 chromosome 3, ASM2691426v1 harbors:
- the LOC128228614 gene encoding alpha-mannosidase 2-like gives rise to the protein MLRFLFRRRFFKRLVASLALLYITVVCMSSLFVFSLTENPDGYRNSIPDIRGRTSLRSVDKCAHPKLGTDRIYTYDLPTITNYGLVNNNGNPRFKEYKIPVIDISEAYKSNLDELSVYVIPFSHVDPGYGMTMEQYFASKSRHTLDNMVRKLEEYPDLTFQWAETVFLERWWRQADNGTRAKMKRLAEEGRFEVVLGGWVMPDEAVTHFEAVVDQLIEGHTWLKKHLHVSPRNAWINDPFGYSSTMPYLWRQAGMRNMVILRIHQAIKATLMRKRALEFNWKPMWEMGGDTNGDMLCHLMSYRGYWIGDVCGPNNQHICREYAFMHENPRDKVVFLSNENIAERARILYEQYRITAELYRKHTSTEHPQGEQLFLPMFLGEDFSYVTAKDYDLIYKNYKMLFDYMNKKSEWKINIKFGTINDYFTDIKKYQASVGYSFPNLSGDFFPYSDYQNDYWTGYYSTRPFLKQLSRELQSTLKLADILHTYAKARVKTNDEYTNLKEIDELLQTSRRHLGVFQHHDGITGTSLQFVMDNFQKELSEALQKCKTAMKMITSQLLSRGSMPVASVRDVLAREGSKTATTYTVMTVPPGGAFLTVANSLPRMRTEVVTFHCSEDKVKVSEGGRTLPLQVREVGSSRYEVSFVAQLPPASVQYYNVALMTEVGANVAQKSSPSEHGGEILIENDFLKVQFNNESGFISQIIGKHLNNLKLNIQSDVLAYTAKRSGAYIFAPDGEAKQFLRGKPKVTLTTGNLYSEVEVVYSSVFIITTRLYHLPGSKAMGVFIDTKLDVKSNTQSMNQEVILRLKTDMKTNNTMFTDQNGFQLMGRRTYTDRATEENFYPITTMAIIQDSSSRLTLNTAQPHGAASLKDGWLEVMLDRSLSRDDGKGLGQGVSDNVVTSAQFVLHLESMTGEGIPETKYTYPSMDSLLINEQLNEPVYKLFVPSVGVKYIANVQGIEDSLPCDTSITVMRQSNVGTSMVLHRWATHCRFPTVSECRRYQGDVTLRNLFRSVAKVSAVETSLTHSEHFGPVSRTDILAPTPMQLRTFLILLS
- the LOC128228613 gene encoding uncharacterized protein LOC128228613; the protein is MRIERRLPRAGPGLTLLLVVFLAFGPAASFCQENGTSSFRSWTRSGTLVLRVLAAIHEPDGVGGCSGRLSTAVIEHLVALDFVAGVLAKNGVDLGYEIFDTCSSEAHIAALLVPGFPSTTCQPDARTNTIGTLVLVDVEGGRLAGRLVRGMPVFRPLPAAIQSVSDPILIHTVVPMEQELKAILSLLKNADWNFVAEVHSTDEYGMSASARFQALARSASVCLTMSVAAGHEALDRIYSFARKEAVDTTLTVVYFGNSETFIAMLNSTSPSAGITWLVTSAIHESIKSKFHREHGEVSVVHVDHPFYGNKTNQNWHFYSYFQNIRNGFELSPISDLVSQLPSNHLLELEPKHVLDAVLAGALAANDTLHVSCGELDIKQCLATNSSIVESLTETILSNTVNVTEFFKDLEFYPYASKEISFNKNGFQNYSFLRLSMSTYDKANGVEEIYTHVWEADADADHCTLTLGDPRTLPVSACRKHCEKCVHVDEGRFSYLHGEEALIVGLFTIRNYGYSTFTCGLLRNETNDIITVSAFMHSVQEMRNTTGIDFGALAIDDCYNGINTTSFLFKFLDKRLILTDFTTGHVVDADRVVAVVGSLSSPVTILIGDIVNAANLPLVSYSASSMELDNRIRYPYFLRTVPSDPVQIHGMIQLVVQLEVNHVGLVYIDDAYGINGKEGLLNEAKLKNICIRDPISISQDMTTSQLDKVINKLFTQQVRVVLYFGIDTLARRLLLTFKDNDNQGKPLIFIASDGWGTNRELVAAEVEKASLGALVFTVSAKEFQSISYRQYLAGLNISQTYFNKWIPNYFENINYCNLISSFEKDRFRNGARCEKETMTTYLNDSLVGNLVKDQRGVHTGLAVQAVASGYKQFCTERQIRSIPCYQAARTSPTDLVNSIRRQSISGKRLFDESGNGNIGFTIHNIQLDADGRAFYKEIGSFGTDGRLTLTSNPKFYNNHRKNVSLQDPKEEFYYYTRCANYLSTNECDPMICVVPINSTVTTAGTVTSTSAPPTPMPVQSSQTMEVIVVILGALLAVFAIILVLISAFLCRFYRPPAPTKAISDEELDVYDSPSSVTRTFGNLAFDMDSLTGRQHSQSGSVIGSASADSQVQYADIRGQSHLSDSDLLRLHALSSMERPSSVASAPVSRLHKISKTPALQKYKTMDLVGKPGKYKQSPGAPRSAPMGSTTMPVYRSRADSSPRFRCPSWDKDDPHYIYPNDSQLKRAVQTRHNAVSDDDLSDSPDTQVEERSDPRNQESQIQYLSARDLQGGSSDEEDAAEEGESQNTERTGDAPSGVGPTSNKRITSSSSTVITSPNDLEIININFPYNKRHVPVDMKCHGSDNQFTGKSDKSGTRAHVPDIINSVHSPYQHGIEEDGVFMI